The Paenibacillus sp. MBLB1832 genome has a window encoding:
- a CDS encoding Gfo/Idh/MocA family protein, with protein MSRTYRIGIIGCGGIANGKHLPSLSKLKNVELVAFCDIELDRAETAAAKYGVEGALICEDYQEVLQDKTIDIVHVLTPNISHAEITIAALEAGKHVMCEKPMAKTAADAKRMLETAKRTGKKLTVGYNNRFRPDSQHLKTVCAEGELGHIYFAKAHAIRRRAVPTWGVFLDEEKQGGGPLIDIGTHALDLTLWMMDNYKPKVVLGTSYHELSKKENAANAWGPWDPSKFTVEDSAFGMIVMENGATIMLESSWALNTLEVDEAKCSLSGTEGGADMKGGLRINGEKHSRLFTTDVELKSGGVAFYDGASESAADVEMRSWIEAIDQDKEPVVTPEQAYVVSLILEAIYESARTGKAVYLNQ; from the coding sequence ATGTCACGTACGTATCGAATTGGAATTATAGGTTGCGGTGGTATCGCTAATGGCAAACATTTGCCAAGCTTGAGCAAGCTCAAAAATGTCGAGCTAGTCGCGTTTTGTGATATTGAGCTGGACCGCGCTGAAACTGCTGCTGCCAAATATGGCGTAGAGGGTGCGCTCATTTGTGAGGATTATCAAGAGGTTCTTCAAGACAAGACCATCGATATTGTTCATGTGTTAACTCCGAATATTTCTCATGCGGAAATTACAATTGCTGCGCTGGAAGCTGGTAAGCATGTTATGTGCGAGAAGCCGATGGCGAAGACGGCGGCAGACGCGAAGCGCATGCTGGAAACGGCGAAGCGTACAGGTAAAAAGCTGACGGTCGGCTACAATAACCGTTTTCGTCCAGACAGCCAACACTTGAAAACCGTTTGTGCAGAAGGTGAATTGGGTCACATTTATTTCGCGAAAGCCCATGCGATCCGTCGCCGTGCGGTTCCAACTTGGGGTGTTTTCCTGGATGAGGAGAAACAAGGCGGAGGTCCGCTAATCGATATCGGGACACATGCGCTAGATTTGACTTTGTGGATGATGGACAACTATAAACCGAAGGTTGTATTAGGTACATCTTATCATGAGCTCTCCAAAAAAGAGAACGCAGCCAACGCTTGGGGTCCTTGGGATCCAAGCAAGTTTACCGTAGAAGACTCTGCATTCGGGATGATCGTTATGGAAAATGGCGCTACGATCATGTTGGAATCCAGCTGGGCCTTAAATACGCTTGAAGTGGACGAGGCGAAATGTTCGTTAAGCGGAACAGAAGGCGGCGCGGATATGAAAGGCGGACTTCGTATTAATGGCGAGAAGCACAGCCGCTTATTCACAACGGACGTTGAATTAAAGTCGGGCGGCGTTGCCTTCTATGATGGGGCAAGCGAGAGCGCTGCAGATGTGGAAATGCGTTCTTGGATCGAGGCCATCGATCAAGACAAAGAACCCGTCGTCACACCAGAGCAAGCTTACGTCGTTTCACTTATTCTTGAAGCGATTTATGAGTCAGCGCGCACGGGCAAAGCGGTTTATTTGAACCAATAA
- a CDS encoding ABC transporter substrate-binding protein, which produces MKKGKKAYLSSVAIMLLSMTVLAGCKSDPASETTSPKATTPTTTASTTPATPAPSTLPEVKLTFYYPSNPPGKDQALVNEEINKYVKSKINATIDLKPLSFDEYDPKMNTIMASGEAFDLAWGSKYWLLSYQPNIDKGALLELTDAMISKYAPEARKNIPDKFWPDMKATDGKVYGFPVYQIAAKTKSLVIQKQFVDKYKLDVNSIKTYKDIEPFLKTIKDNEKDVIPFGMAQNSWGLYTDPNLVAADGLAVAYKKDDKTYTSITKIQQLQNKKDFFTTMHNWSKAGYINEDAPLLKNIVDLKKKGKVAVSLEFTTKPGGEVDEMVNNGGNAVVYVPISDSYFTGVASAMQVISKTSKNPERALMFINLLNTDKVLYNLISNGMEGKHYTKKDDKYIEPIKDSGYAPNVDWVFGNQFNAYLKGAQTPDVWAKTIQLNESAMVPVSYGFDVNRDSIKSEVANVTAVDNEFQVALETGAVDPADQLQKYIDKLKAAGQDKIDAETTKQWQAFLKAKGL; this is translated from the coding sequence TTGAAAAAAGGAAAAAAAGCGTACCTAAGCAGTGTAGCTATCATGCTACTGAGTATGACCGTGCTAGCTGGATGCAAATCTGATCCAGCAAGTGAAACGACTTCACCAAAGGCAACAACACCAACCACGACGGCATCCACGACTCCAGCAACGCCTGCTCCAAGTACACTGCCCGAAGTCAAGTTGACATTCTATTATCCTAGTAACCCGCCTGGTAAAGATCAAGCTCTGGTAAATGAGGAAATTAACAAATATGTAAAGAGCAAGATCAATGCTACGATTGATTTGAAACCTCTTTCATTTGATGAATATGATCCGAAAATGAATACCATTATGGCTTCTGGTGAGGCTTTCGATTTGGCGTGGGGTTCTAAATATTGGCTGCTGAGTTATCAACCGAATATTGATAAGGGCGCACTCTTGGAGTTAACGGATGCCATGATTAGCAAATATGCGCCTGAAGCTCGTAAGAATATTCCTGATAAATTCTGGCCAGATATGAAAGCGACCGATGGCAAAGTGTATGGCTTCCCCGTCTATCAAATCGCTGCAAAAACGAAGAGTCTTGTCATCCAGAAGCAATTCGTCGATAAGTACAAATTGGATGTTAATTCGATTAAAACTTACAAAGATATCGAGCCATTCTTGAAAACGATTAAGGACAATGAGAAGGATGTCATTCCTTTCGGTATGGCTCAGAACTCATGGGGCCTATATACAGACCCGAATTTGGTAGCTGCTGATGGGCTCGCTGTCGCGTACAAAAAAGATGACAAAACGTACACATCCATCACGAAAATCCAACAACTTCAGAATAAGAAGGACTTCTTTACGACGATGCATAACTGGTCAAAAGCGGGCTATATCAATGAGGATGCTCCGCTGTTGAAAAACATTGTTGATCTCAAGAAAAAAGGAAAAGTGGCAGTAAGTCTCGAGTTTACTACCAAACCAGGCGGCGAAGTGGATGAAATGGTCAATAATGGCGGAAACGCTGTTGTGTACGTACCTATTTCCGATTCCTACTTCACTGGCGTCGCGAGCGCTATGCAGGTTATCTCCAAAACTTCCAAAAATCCAGAGCGTGCATTGATGTTTATTAACTTGCTCAATACGGATAAAGTGTTATACAACCTGATTTCCAATGGTATGGAAGGCAAGCATTACACGAAGAAGGATGACAAATATATTGAGCCGATCAAGGATTCGGGCTATGCTCCTAATGTGGATTGGGTGTTCGGCAATCAATTTAATGCTTACTTGAAAGGTGCACAAACACCTGATGTTTGGGCGAAAACGATTCAATTGAACGAAAGCGCAATGGTGCCAGTCTCCTACGGCTTTGATGTGAACAGGGATTCGATCAAATCGGAGGTTGCGAACGTGACCGCTGTAGATAACGAGTTTCAAGTTGCACTTGAAACAGGTGCTGTAGACCCTGCGGACCAACTGCAGAAATACATTGACAAGCTGAAAGCAGCAGGTCAAGACAAGATTGATGCCGAAACGACGAAGCAATGGCAAGCTTTCTTGAAAGCAAAAGGCCTATAG
- a CDS encoding SDR family NAD(P)-dependent oxidoreductase — protein sequence MQLGLHNKVAFITGGSKGIGLATAISLSREGAKVAIMARNEAQLQEAAVHIANLTEGEVLPIQGDVMSETDCQRAIAQTVQRFGGLHILVNNAGTAAAAPFEEVGTELWRQDLELKLFGAIHCSRFAIPHMREAGGGSIINITTSAAKTPPASSLPTSVSRAAGLALTNALSKDVAASQIRVNTVCIGLIRSEQIEKVWKKVAPELTWEQFASHPQHGIPLGRIGNADEAANVITFLASDAASYVTGTSVNIDGGKGASL from the coding sequence ATGCAGTTAGGCTTACATAATAAAGTGGCTTTCATTACAGGAGGCAGTAAGGGGATTGGGCTAGCGACGGCCATTTCACTTTCCCGCGAAGGCGCTAAAGTCGCGATTATGGCTCGAAACGAAGCCCAGTTACAGGAAGCAGCGGTTCACATCGCTAATTTGACAGAGGGAGAAGTACTTCCCATTCAAGGGGATGTGATGTCAGAAACAGACTGTCAGCGTGCGATTGCACAAACGGTTCAGCGATTCGGCGGACTGCATATTCTGGTAAATAACGCAGGTACAGCAGCAGCTGCTCCTTTTGAAGAGGTGGGCACCGAGCTATGGCGTCAGGACTTGGAGCTGAAATTGTTCGGGGCGATTCATTGCTCTAGATTTGCCATTCCCCATATGCGTGAAGCGGGTGGCGGTTCGATTATAAACATAACAACATCTGCTGCCAAAACGCCTCCAGCGTCATCGCTGCCAACCTCCGTTAGTCGTGCGGCTGGCTTAGCTCTTACGAATGCGTTGAGTAAAGATGTGGCAGCGTCCCAGATTCGCGTGAATACAGTTTGCATTGGATTGATCCGCTCAGAACAGATTGAGAAAGTCTGGAAGAAGGTCGCTCCCGAGTTGACTTGGGAACAATTTGCTAGCCATCCGCAGCATGGTATTCCGTTGGGACGGATCGGCAATGCGGATGAAGCGGCAAATGTGATTACGTTTCTTGCCTCGGATGCCGCGTCCTATGTTACGGGAACATCGGTCAATATTGATGGCGGTAAAGGGGCTTCGTTATAA
- a CDS encoding glycoside hydrolase family 88 protein, translating into MWKQAIEDTLQKTRANIERFGDLFPHVSENDIYHLNPNNEWTDGFWSGILWLSYQYTGEKVFQEAAQRTVASFKERLENNVALEHHDIGFLYSLSSKAQWILERDENARQLTLQAADVLMKRWRPKGQYIQAWGPEGDAANGGRIIIDCMLNLPLLYWAYEQTGNEKYKEVAIIHADLSRRYLVRGDDSSYHTFYFDQETGEPLRGGTHQGYQDGSTWTRGQAWGIYGFALSYRYTKNPLYLETAVRMARYFFERLPQDDVVYWDFNAPVNAETKRDSSASAIASAGTLEILEHLAADDANRAYLENGVQRSMTGLVKSYATIGKPDAQGFIERGSYSVRGGAAPDDYMIWGDYYYLEALLRLEKGFKGYWYE; encoded by the coding sequence ATGTGGAAACAAGCGATTGAAGATACGTTACAGAAGACGAGAGCGAATATTGAGCGTTTTGGGGATTTGTTCCCGCATGTCAGCGAGAATGATATTTATCATTTGAATCCGAATAATGAATGGACCGATGGGTTCTGGTCAGGCATTTTGTGGCTCAGCTATCAATATACGGGGGAAAAAGTGTTCCAAGAAGCCGCTCAGCGAACAGTAGCGAGCTTCAAAGAAAGACTCGAGAACAACGTTGCACTTGAGCATCATGATATTGGATTCCTATATTCCTTATCCTCGAAAGCACAATGGATTCTTGAAAGGGATGAGAACGCCAGACAACTTACCTTGCAAGCGGCTGATGTTCTTATGAAACGATGGAGACCGAAAGGGCAATATATTCAAGCATGGGGTCCTGAAGGGGATGCTGCAAATGGCGGACGTATCATCATTGACTGCATGTTGAATTTACCGCTGTTGTACTGGGCTTATGAGCAGACTGGCAATGAAAAATATAAAGAAGTGGCGATCATTCACGCGGATCTGTCCCGTCGTTACTTAGTACGTGGCGACGATTCTTCCTATCACACGTTCTACTTCGATCAAGAAACAGGCGAACCGCTTCGCGGCGGCACACACCAAGGGTACCAAGATGGTTCTACATGGACACGCGGTCAAGCATGGGGCATTTATGGATTTGCCCTGTCGTATCGCTATACGAAAAATCCATTATATTTGGAAACAGCGGTACGCATGGCTCGTTATTTCTTTGAGCGTTTACCACAAGATGATGTCGTATATTGGGATTTCAATGCGCCAGTCAATGCAGAGACGAAACGCGACAGTTCCGCTTCAGCGATTGCATCGGCTGGAACCTTGGAAATTTTGGAGCATTTGGCGGCAGACGATGCCAATCGTGCTTATTTAGAAAACGGAGTTCAACGCTCGATGACAGGTCTTGTGAAATCCTATGCAACGATCGGCAAACCAGATGCGCAAGGCTTTATTGAGCGCGGTTCCTATAGCGTTCGCGGCGGAGCAGCACCAGATGATTACATGATTTGGGGCGACTACTACTACTTAGAAGCGCTTCTTCGCTTGGAAAAAGGATTTAAAGGGTACTGGTATGAGTAA
- a CDS encoding DMT family transporter, producing MLKRSPYVLLLLATCIWGGNFVAGKALVHLIPPITLAACRWSIAFLCLLPFFGKTAWRLRQDYLLHWKMVLFLSITGVAGFNTFTYVAVQYTGSINASLMNSATPIFVVLITWIVMREGLAWRALPGILVSMIGVGWIISGGDMAALLRLSVNKGDLYMLIAILCWALYSVGMKRVAGRFPASPFLLVQVAVALLLLLPISAIEWAMKSPDVRWSPSLMSGLLYVGIFASIVAFLSWNKAIELAGPQRCAGFLNFIPLFSAIFATAFTGESLRLYHLLGAFGIVLGVYMTNAAMKKRTRQINAQPSEPGGVSSK from the coding sequence ATGCTAAAACGATCTCCCTATGTCTTATTACTGCTGGCAACTTGTATATGGGGCGGCAATTTTGTTGCTGGCAAGGCGCTCGTTCACCTCATCCCCCCAATCACACTGGCTGCCTGCCGATGGAGCATCGCCTTTCTATGCTTACTGCCCTTTTTTGGCAAAACGGCATGGCGCCTGCGACAGGATTACCTTTTACATTGGAAAATGGTGCTGTTCCTCTCAATCACTGGCGTTGCCGGATTCAATACATTCACATATGTGGCTGTCCAATACACCGGCTCGATCAATGCCTCACTCATGAACTCAGCTACGCCGATTTTCGTAGTGCTCATAACGTGGATCGTGATGCGTGAGGGACTCGCTTGGCGGGCGCTTCCTGGGATTCTCGTCTCCATGATCGGAGTGGGCTGGATTATCAGCGGAGGGGATATGGCTGCGTTACTGCGCCTATCTGTCAATAAAGGCGACTTGTACATGCTTATAGCCATCTTGTGCTGGGCGTTGTATTCGGTTGGGATGAAAAGGGTTGCGGGCCGCTTCCCAGCTAGCCCTTTTCTCCTTGTACAAGTTGCCGTGGCTCTCCTCCTCCTATTGCCAATCTCGGCCATTGAATGGGCGATGAAATCGCCTGATGTTCGTTGGAGCCCGTCGCTGATGAGCGGATTGCTCTATGTCGGCATATTTGCCTCGATCGTCGCCTTTCTCAGCTGGAATAAGGCGATCGAGCTAGCAGGCCCGCAGCGCTGCGCAGGCTTTCTGAATTTCATTCCGCTGTTTAGCGCAATTTTCGCCACAGCGTTTACGGGCGAATCCTTGCGGCTGTACCATTTGCTCGGCGCATTCGGCATCGTGCTCGGTGTGTACATGACGAACGCTGCTATGAAAAAGCGGACGCGTCAGATCAACGCTCAACCTTCTGAACCGGGCGGCGTTTCGTCGAAGTAG
- the glpX gene encoding class II fructose-bisphosphatase, giving the protein MHRDLSLEIVRVTEAAAIASASWTGKGNKNDADGAATAAMREVFRTVPFRGTVVIGEGEMDEAPMLYIGEEVGSGTGAEFDVAVDPLEGTEIVASGRNNALSVVAIAEKGNLLHAPDMYMAKLAVGPLLAGKLSLEDPLEVTIQKAAQLLQKKVTDLTVSILDRNRHAAHIQTLRSLGVKIYLLSDGDVAGAMAVAFPETGVDLHVGSGGAPEGVLAAAALKCMGGELQGRLLPENDQEVLRCQQMGVADPSKVLHMRDLVGDSDIIFAATGVTPGDFLNGVKYDWSGRAQTHSVVMNARTQTVRFIQCVHHIGVEQRGSA; this is encoded by the coding sequence ATGCATCGAGATTTGTCATTGGAAATTGTGAGAGTGACAGAAGCGGCAGCAATCGCCTCAGCGAGCTGGACGGGCAAAGGAAACAAGAATGACGCTGACGGAGCTGCGACTGCTGCCATGCGTGAGGTGTTTCGAACGGTTCCTTTTCGCGGGACTGTCGTCATTGGCGAAGGAGAAATGGATGAAGCTCCCATGCTTTATATTGGGGAAGAAGTGGGCAGCGGGACTGGCGCTGAGTTTGATGTTGCTGTTGATCCGCTGGAGGGAACGGAAATCGTGGCGAGCGGCCGCAACAATGCGCTTTCGGTTGTCGCTATCGCAGAGAAAGGGAATTTGCTGCACGCACCAGATATGTATATGGCGAAGCTGGCGGTCGGTCCCCTTTTGGCAGGAAAACTTAGCTTGGAGGATCCGCTAGAGGTAACGATACAAAAAGCTGCCCAGCTTTTGCAGAAAAAAGTAACAGACCTCACCGTCTCAATCCTCGACCGTAACCGGCATGCAGCGCACATCCAGACACTTCGCTCACTTGGGGTGAAAATTTATTTGCTCAGCGACGGCGATGTCGCAGGTGCAATGGCGGTTGCCTTCCCTGAGACTGGTGTGGATCTGCATGTGGGATCAGGCGGAGCGCCTGAAGGTGTACTGGCTGCTGCAGCACTGAAATGCATGGGTGGCGAATTGCAAGGCCGACTCCTGCCTGAAAATGACCAAGAAGTGCTCCGCTGCCAGCAAATGGGTGTCGCCGATCCTTCCAAAGTGCTTCATATGCGCGATCTTGTTGGCGATTCGGACATTATATTCGCAGCGACAGGCGTTACCCCTGGTGATTTCTTGAACGGCGTCAAATATGACTGGAGCGGCCGGGCTCAAACGCACTCAGTCGTGATGAACGCCCGCACCCAAACCGTACGATTCATTCAGTGTGTGCATCATATCGGAGTTGAACAGCGAGGGAGCGCTTGA
- a CDS encoding pyruvate, water dikinase regulatory protein — MGEKLHTIFVCSDAVGETANTVVQATIRQFSASQVQVKRYGSIRTEEEVRAIVEEAFRVKGFIAYTLVLPELREMMRQEANRLQVNAIDIMGPMMQAFIDTFKDSPSRKVGLLYQLDEQYFQRVEAVEFTVNSDDGKDPSTMKQAHIVLLGPSRTSKTPLSIYLAHKGYKVSNYPLVPEVKPPAILYELDPKKLVGLVMSPDQLIRIRTERLKAVGLPFGAKYATHERVEEEIAFALRLYRELGCRIIDVTEKAIEETAGLILAERA, encoded by the coding sequence ATGGGAGAGAAGCTGCATACCATTTTCGTTTGTTCAGATGCGGTGGGTGAAACGGCCAATACGGTTGTACAAGCAACGATTCGGCAATTTAGCGCAAGTCAGGTACAGGTGAAGCGTTACGGGTCCATTCGAACGGAAGAAGAAGTGCGAGCGATTGTTGAAGAGGCTTTTCGGGTAAAAGGATTCATTGCCTACACACTGGTTCTCCCTGAATTGCGGGAGATGATGCGCCAGGAAGCGAATCGCTTGCAGGTGAATGCCATAGATATTATGGGACCGATGATGCAGGCTTTTATCGATACGTTCAAGGATTCACCAAGTCGTAAAGTTGGACTTTTATATCAATTGGATGAACAGTATTTTCAACGGGTCGAAGCCGTGGAATTTACCGTCAATAGTGATGACGGGAAGGATCCGAGCACGATGAAACAAGCCCATATTGTGCTGCTAGGACCATCAAGAACATCGAAAACACCGCTGAGCATCTATTTGGCGCATAAAGGCTACAAGGTTTCCAATTATCCACTGGTGCCAGAGGTGAAACCGCCGGCTATTCTCTACGAATTGGATCCTAAGAAACTGGTCGGTCTCGTTATGAGCCCCGATCAATTAATCCGCATTCGAACAGAACGACTGAAAGCAGTCGGACTTCCATTCGGCGCCAAATACGCGACACATGAGCGTGTGGAGGAAGAAATCGCTTTTGCCCTCAGACTGTACCGTGAACTGGGCTGTAGAATCATTGATGTGACCGAGAAAGCCATCGAGGAAACAGCGGGCCTCATTTTAGCAGAACGAGCTTAA
- the katA gene encoding catalase KatA: MSTDKKKLTTSWGAPVGDNQNSQTAGARGPTLIQDVHLLEKLAHFNRERVPERVVHAKGAGAHGYFEVTNDLTAFTKASFLAEIGKQTPLFVRFSTVAGENGSADTVRDPRGFAVKFYTDEGNYDLVGNNTPVFFIRDAIKFPDFIHTQKRHPQTHLKNPNAVWDFWSLSPESLHQVTILMSDRGIPATLRHMHGFGSHTFKWVNAEGQACWVKYHFKTEQGVQNLAPAVAAQLAADNPDYHTEDLFEAIKKGDFPAWKLCVQIMPLEDANTYRFDPFDVTKVWSQKDYPLIEVGRMVLNRNPDNYFAEVEQATFSPGTFVPGIEASPDKMLQGRLFAYGDAHRYRVGANHQALPINRPRSEVNTYQRDGAMRADENGGGSLYYEPNSGGGPSETPAYKPAAFDVTGSADSVAYDHHDHYTQPGDLYRLLSEEERERLVQTIVGAMKPVEQDAIKLRQIGHFYKADPDYGRRIAIGLGLPVPE, from the coding sequence ATGAGTACGGACAAAAAGAAGCTGACCACAAGCTGGGGAGCGCCCGTTGGGGATAATCAGAATTCGCAAACGGCAGGTGCCCGCGGCCCGACATTAATCCAGGATGTACATCTTTTGGAGAAATTGGCGCATTTCAATCGCGAACGCGTGCCAGAGCGGGTTGTGCATGCCAAGGGTGCGGGCGCGCATGGTTATTTTGAGGTAACGAATGACTTGACAGCGTTTACGAAGGCGAGCTTTCTGGCGGAGATTGGCAAGCAAACACCTTTGTTCGTTCGTTTCTCTACCGTAGCCGGCGAGAACGGCTCTGCGGATACGGTGCGGGATCCTCGCGGGTTCGCGGTGAAATTTTATACCGATGAAGGCAACTATGATCTTGTTGGCAACAATACGCCAGTCTTTTTCATCCGTGATGCGATCAAATTTCCTGATTTCATTCATACTCAGAAGCGGCACCCGCAAACGCATTTGAAAAATCCGAATGCCGTATGGGATTTCTGGTCCTTATCACCGGAATCCCTGCATCAAGTGACGATCCTCATGTCGGATCGCGGGATTCCAGCAACACTTCGACATATGCATGGCTTTGGCTCGCACACGTTCAAGTGGGTCAATGCCGAAGGCCAAGCGTGTTGGGTGAAGTATCATTTCAAAACCGAGCAAGGCGTTCAGAACCTCGCGCCTGCCGTCGCTGCGCAGTTAGCTGCGGATAATCCGGATTATCATACGGAGGATCTGTTCGAGGCGATCAAGAAGGGGGATTTCCCCGCTTGGAAGCTATGTGTGCAGATCATGCCGCTTGAAGATGCGAATACATATCGCTTCGACCCATTCGACGTGACGAAAGTCTGGTCGCAGAAGGACTATCCGTTGATTGAAGTGGGGCGCATGGTGCTCAACCGCAATCCGGACAATTATTTTGCCGAGGTCGAGCAGGCGACCTTCTCGCCTGGCACCTTCGTGCCAGGCATTGAGGCATCGCCGGATAAAATGCTGCAAGGACGCCTATTCGCCTACGGTGACGCGCATCGCTATCGCGTCGGGGCGAATCATCAAGCGCTTCCGATCAATCGGCCGCGCAGCGAGGTCAACACCTACCAGCGCGATGGCGCCATGCGCGCTGACGAGAATGGCGGCGGCTCACTATACTACGAGCCTAACAGCGGCGGCGGTCCTTCGGAGACTCCGGCCTACAAGCCGGCAGCGTTCGATGTAACGGGATCTGCGGACAGCGTTGCGTATGATCATCATGATCATTACACACAGCCTGGAGATCTCTATCGACTGCTAAGTGAAGAAGAACGAGAGCGTCTAGTGCAAACAATCGTTGGCGCTATGAAGCCTGTAGAGCAGGATGCGATTAAGCTCCGGCAGATTGGTCACTTCTACAAAGCAGATCCTGATTACGGCAGACGGATTGCCATCGGTCTAGGTCTTCCCGTTCCTGAATAG
- a CDS encoding helix-turn-helix transcriptional regulator — translation MIELTTRQLEIIELVGRHAPITGDRIAELLGVSRPTIRSDLAVLVMLRHIDAKPKVGYFLGTEAFDARSPVKAIENMKVKDVMGIPVVLRETVTVSDAVVTLFLENVGSLTIVNMEGALVGVVSRKDLLKVTLGHSPASTMPVSLVMTRQPNIITVRQEDSVLEAARKIIHHEVDSLPVVKPMEGSEQLEVIGRITKTTLTKLLLDVALGT, via the coding sequence ATCATCGAACTTACAACACGCCAGCTAGAAATCATCGAGCTTGTCGGTCGGCATGCTCCGATAACAGGCGATCGAATCGCAGAATTGCTTGGCGTAAGCCGACCAACGATTCGATCGGACTTGGCTGTTCTGGTCATGCTGCGACATATTGATGCGAAGCCGAAGGTCGGTTATTTCTTGGGGACAGAAGCCTTCGACGCTCGCTCGCCAGTCAAGGCTATTGAGAACATGAAGGTGAAAGACGTCATGGGTATTCCCGTCGTCCTGAGAGAAACAGTGACCGTCAGTGATGCGGTTGTTACCCTTTTTCTCGAAAATGTAGGGAGCCTAACGATCGTGAATATGGAAGGCGCCTTAGTAGGCGTCGTTTCACGGAAAGATTTACTGAAGGTGACGCTAGGGCATTCACCCGCATCAACGATGCCAGTATCGCTCGTTATGACGAGGCAACCGAATATTATTACTGTAAGACAAGAAGACAGTGTGCTGGAAGCAGCTAGAAAAATCATACATCATGAAGTGGACAGCTTACCTGTCGTGAAGCCAATGGAGGGCTCTGAACAGTTGGAAGTCATTGGCCGAATTACGAAAACAACTTTGACCAAATTGCTGCTGGATGTAGCGCTAGGGACGTAG
- a CDS encoding LacI family DNA-binding transcriptional regulator, with protein sequence MSNPKQVTIVEVAAAAGVSIATVSNVLNRGGIRSSKETIRKVELAAEQLGYRRNTNAAGLSRNKTFEIGLIVPVLGGYYGQLAEQLQLEAHRAGYHLSVFSSGGFDPAIERRNLEVLLQRRVDGLICHGLAMGFESTRSIVNSGTPLVLINGWGWPEDIALGAVNLGFSEACRQSTKLLADRGCDLLVYVGNKHSKVIDGQRRQGFETGIAQLSSPIPHQFVDTKDLDMERFLQELMMGPAKRVGIMAFDDYVALRLLSMANKLKIDMPDRLQLIGINNDSVSSHAYPSISTWDIPYYLQANTAISKLLHKFGHNVATCEEREFEVPLTFIERETTKI encoded by the coding sequence ATGAGCAATCCAAAACAAGTCACAATTGTAGAAGTGGCAGCAGCAGCAGGCGTCTCTATCGCTACGGTCTCCAATGTGCTGAATCGAGGTGGAATTCGTTCATCCAAAGAGACAATCCGTAAAGTCGAATTAGCCGCTGAGCAATTGGGTTATCGACGGAATACGAATGCAGCTGGTTTAAGTCGGAATAAAACATTTGAAATCGGTCTCATCGTGCCTGTTTTGGGCGGATATTATGGACAATTAGCCGAGCAATTGCAGTTGGAAGCGCATCGAGCAGGGTATCATTTGTCTGTCTTCTCTTCGGGGGGGTTCGATCCTGCGATTGAGCGAAGGAATCTCGAGGTACTGCTGCAACGCAGAGTTGATGGTCTCATTTGCCACGGTTTAGCCATGGGTTTTGAATCCACACGTTCCATTGTGAATAGTGGTACACCGCTCGTGCTTATTAATGGGTGGGGTTGGCCAGAGGACATTGCTTTAGGTGCAGTTAACTTGGGTTTTAGCGAGGCTTGCCGGCAATCCACGAAGCTGCTTGCGGATCGCGGTTGTGATTTACTTGTTTATGTAGGAAACAAGCACTCGAAGGTCATCGATGGTCAGCGCCGCCAAGGCTTTGAGACGGGGATTGCGCAGTTGAGCAGCCCAATTCCACATCAGTTCGTGGATACCAAAGACCTGGATATGGAGCGCTTCCTTCAAGAGTTGATGATGGGGCCTGCGAAACGAGTCGGGATCATGGCTTTTGACGATTATGTTGCTTTACGGCTATTATCCATGGCAAACAAGCTAAAGATCGACATGCCAGATCGACTTCAGCTGATTGGGATTAATAATGACTCTGTTTCTTCACATGCCTACCCCAGCATCTCAACCTGGGACATCCCCTACTATCTGCAAGCGAATACAGCTATTAGTAAATTACTTCATAAGTTTGGACATAACGTTGCAACATGCGAAGAACGAGAATTCGAAGTTCCGCTAACTTTTATCGAACGTGAAACAACCAAAATATAG